One stretch of Ficedula albicollis isolate OC2 chromosome 7, FicAlb1.5, whole genome shotgun sequence DNA includes these proteins:
- the FZD5 gene encoding frizzled-5: protein GGGSKALVCQEITVPMCKGIGYNLTYMPNQFNHDTQDEAGLEVHQFWPLVEIQCSPDLRFFLCSMYTPICLSDYTKPLPPCRSVCERAKAGCSPIMQQYGFAWPERMSCDRLPVLGDSEVLCMGYNHTEATTLPPFFGKPTRPAKDMAKNLTPLDGQRLSGLDCGQTCKCKAPLVPISKESHPLYNRIRTGKVLNCAIPCYQPYFTQDEKTFATFWIGLWSILCFLSTSTTVATFLIDMERFKYPERPIIFLSACYLFVSMGYIVRLVAGHANVACSPEHHHIHYETTGPALCTVVFLLLYFFGMASSIWWVILSLTWFLAAGMKWGNEAIASYSQYFHLAAWLIPSAKSIAVLALSSVDGDPVAGVCYVGNQSLENLRGFVLAPLVVYLFTGSLFLLAGFVSLFRIRSVIKQGGTKTDKLEKLMIRIGIFTVLYTVPATIVIACYIYEQHNREAWEQAHNCSCPGDPQRPKPDYAVFMLKYFMCLVVGITSGVWIWSGKTLESWRRFGTRCCRARKPAGASVYGEASPALVGRTVLPSMASYHKQVPLSHV from the coding sequence ggggggggctccaaGGCGCtggtgtgccaggagatcacGGTGCCGATGTGCAAGGGCATCGGCTACAACCTCACCTACATGCCCAACCAGTTCAACCACGACACGCAGGACGAGGCCGGGCTGGAGGTGCACCAGTTCTGGCCGCTGGTGGAGATCCAGTGCTCCCCGGACCTGCgcttcttcctctgcagcatgTACACCCCCATCTGCCTGTCCGACTACACGAAGCCGCTGCCCCCCTGCCGCTCCGTCTGCGAGCGGGCCAAGGCCGGCTGCTCGCCCATCATGCAGCAGTACGGCTTTGCCTGGCCCGAGAGGATGAGCTGCGACCGCCTGCCGGTGCTGGGGGACTCCGAGGTGCTTTGCATGGGATACAACCACACGGAAGCCACCACCCTGCCGCCTTTCTTTGGGAAGCCCACGCGCCCTGCCAAGGACATGGCCAAAAACCTGACGCCTCTCGATGGGCAGCGCCTCTCGGGGCTGGACTGTGGTCAGACTTGCAAGTGCAAAGCGCCCCTGGTCCCCATCTCCAAGGAGTCCCATCCGCTGTACAACCGCATCAGGACAGGGAAGGTACTCAACTGCGCCATCCCCTGCTACCAGCCCTACTTCACCCAGGATGAGAAGACCTTCGCTACCTTCTGGATCGGCCTCTGGTCcatcctctgcttcctctccaCCTCGACCACCGTGGCCACCTTCCTCATTGACATGGAGCGCTTCAAGTACCCCGAGCGCCCCATCAtcttcctctctgcctgctaCCTCTTCGTCTCCATGGGCTACATTGTGCGCCTGGTGGCAGGGCACGCCAATGTGGCTTGCAGCCCGGAGCACCACCACATCCATTACGAGACCACGggccctgctctctgcaccgtggttttccttctcctctacTTCTTCGGCATGGCCAGCTCCATCTGGTGGGTCATCCTGTCCCTCACCTGGTTCCTGGCAGCTGGCATGAAGTGGGGCAACGAGGCCATTGCTAGCTACTCGCAGTACTTCCACCTGGCTGCCTGGCTCATCCCCAGTGCCAAATCCATTGCTGTACTAGCACTGAGCTCTGTGGACGGTGACCCGGTGGCTGGGGTTTGCTACGTGGGCAACCAGAGCCTGGAGAATCTGCGGGGCTTTGTGCTGGCACCACTAGTGGTTTATCTCTTCACCGGCAGCCTCTTCCTGCTGGCCGGCTTCGTCTCGCTCTTTCGCATCCGCAGCGTGATCAAGCAGGGCGGCACCAAAACTGACAAGCTGGAGAAGCTGATGATCCGCATCGGCATCTTCACCGTGCTCTACACTGTGCCTGCCACCATCGTCATTGCCTGCTACATCTACGAGCAGCACAACCGGGAGGCCTGGGAGCAGGCACACAACTGCTCCTGCCCGGGGGACCCTCAGCGCCCCAAGCCTGACTATGCTGTCTTCATGCTCAAGTACTTCATGTGCCTCGTGGTGGGGATCACCTCCGGCGTTTGGATCTGGTCTGGCAAGACCCTGGAGTCCTGGCGGCGCTTCGGCACGCGCTGCTGCCGGGCCAGGAAGCCTGCGGGCGCCTCTGTGTACGGTGAGGCCAGCCCGGCGCTGGTGGGCAGGACGGTGCTGCCCAGTATGGCCTCCTACCACAAGCAGGTCCCACTGTCCCATGTGTGA